In Ipomoea triloba cultivar NCNSP0323 chromosome 15, ASM357664v1, one genomic interval encodes:
- the LOC116005878 gene encoding cyclin-D-binding Myb-like transcription factor 1 gives MEDANGITVEKVGKKKREREVQSNNNESYVVSQDTANDVNSTASEMLEHKRKHEKKARTITDECTKGSVDVATGLTCAEGIANFSVNETQASGVGNDNISRKQVKDSSKDPKQKTSKKEVRFSNELKVFPESNVPENGKGQNKVVELIRGKRFSKIEDEIVKETVLKYIELHNLGEEGLDMVLNCRSHPEVKNCWKVIGAAIPYRPYLSVYHRAQILFLRSEHQKWTEKEKALILEHVKLNGNEFKSLADKLGSHMTHVRETWRRICLPNLKKGPWSQDECQNLFDLVNTDLQLRIFKEKRSRHGMLRDNISFTAISNKLSTRTIPQCCLKWYYNLTSPMVAEGTWSDSDDYRLIGALYTLDATCIENVEWDNLLEHRAGELCLKRWKQMVIHIGNHWSKPFSEQVEVLAKRYYPSLIEVREAWDNKPVVP, from the exons ATGGAGGATGCTAATGGGATTACTGTTGAGAAAgtaggaaagaaaaaaagggaaagaGAGGTCCAAAGCAATAACAATGAGTCATATGTTGTGTCCCAAGATACTGCAAATGATGTAAATTCAACTGCATCTGAGATGCTTGAACACAAAAGGAAACATGAAAAGAAGGCACGAACAATCACTGATGAATGCACTAAGG GATCAGTAGATGTGGCTACAGGTCTTACATGTGCTGAAGGCATTGCAAATTTTAGTGTAAATGAAACACAGGCTAGTGGAGTGGGAAATGATAATATTAGCCGGAAACAGGTCAAAGATAGTTCTAAAGATCCAAAACAGAAAACCAGCAAGAAGGAAGTAAGATTTTCCAATGAATTGAAGGTATTTCCCGAGTCTAATGTTCCCGAGAATGGGAAAGGTCAAAATAAAGTAGTGGAGTTGATTCGAGGTAAGCGGTTCTCTAAAATAGAAGACGAGATAGTTAAAGAAACCGTTTTAAAGTACATTGAGTTACATAATTTAGGTGAGGAAGGTTTGGATATGGTTTTAAATTGTAGATCTCACCCTGAAGTAAAAAACTGCTGGAAGGTAATAGGAGCTGCCATACCATATAGGCCTTACCTTTCAGTTTATCATCGTGCTCAAATATTATTCCTACGATCTGAACACCAAAAATGgactgaaaaagaaaaagctttGATACTGGAGCACGTGAAATTAAATGGGAATGAGTTTAAATCACTTGCTGACAAACTTGGCAGTCATATGACTCATGTGAGGGAAACATGGCGCAGGATATGCTTACCTAACTTGAAGAAAGGGCCCTGGTCTCAGGATGAGTGCCAAAACTTATTTGATTTAGTGAACACTGATCTGCAATTGAGGATATTTAAAGAGAAGAGATCCAGGCATGGCATGCTACGGGATAACATCAGTTTTACAGCAATTAGTAATAAGTTGTCCACACGCACTATTCCACAGTGTTGTCTGAAGTGGTACTATAACTTGACATCACCTATGGTAGCTGAAGGTACATGGTCTGATTCTGATGATTATCGCCTAATTGGTGCACTTTATACCTTGGATGCAACCTGCATAGAAAATGTGGAGTGGGATAATCTGCTGGAACATAGGGCCGGAGAATTATGTCTGAAGCGTTGGAAGCAAATGGTTATTCACATAGGGAACCATTGGAGCAAACCCTTTTCAGAACAAGTTGAAGTCCTAGCCAAAAGATACTATCCCTCCTTAATTGAAGTAAGGGAGGCCTGGGATAACAAGCCTGTTGTACCATGA
- the LOC116007686 gene encoding cyclin-D-binding Myb-like transcription factor 1 encodes MVMAVEDEIVGALTKSEKSRKSKKRKERNNDILSANPVYIVKDVGVEGDKSILGETLTKMKSDSEGVERMKKKKKAAGDNKMGALMEDTNGITVEKAEKKKRERELQSNYNESQAVSQDTGNDVSLDNRGYVNSTATEMLESKRRHEKKARTITDGCTEGKMEKVKRKKKMNKKEKGEDDQGSVGVVTDLTCAEGIADFSVNETQASGVANANISRKQVKDGSKDPKRKNSKKKVRFSNELKVFPKSNVPESGKGQNEVMELIRGKRFSKIEDEIIKQAVFKYIETYNLGEEGLDMVLNCKYHPKVKNCWKVIGADIPNRPLKAVYHRAQTLFRRSENRKWTEEEKALILEHVKLNGNKWKSLADKLGRYWNHVRDTWRRIYLPNLKKGPWSQDEYQNLFDLVNTDLQLRMLEEKKSRHGMLRGNICWTAISNKLSTRTNPQCCQKWYYNLTSPMVAEGTWSDSDDYRLIGALYTLDATCIENVEWDNLLEHRAGELCLKRWKQMVIHIGNHWSKPFSEQVEVLAKRYCPSLIEIREAWDNKPVVP; translated from the coding sequence ATGGTCATGGCTGTAGAAGATgaaattgtgggtgctctaacgAAATCAGAAAAATCTAGGAAGtctaagaaaaggaaagagagGAACAATGATATTTTATCTGCTAATCCTGTTTATATTGTGAAGGATGTGGGAGTTGAGGGAGATAAAAGCATTTTGGGAGAAACTTTGACAAAAATGAAGAGTGATAGTGAAGGTGTTGaaagaatgaagaaaaaaaagaaagctgCTGGAGATAATAAAATGGGAGCACTTATGGAGGATACTAATGGGATTACTGTTGAGAaagcagaaaagaaaaaaagggaaagaGAGCTTCAAAGCAATTACAATGAGTCACAAGCTGTGTCCCAAGATACTGGAAATGATGTTTCTTTAGACAATAGAGGTTATGTAAATTCAACTGCAACTGAGATGCTTGAAAGCAAAAGGAGACATGAAAAGAAGGCACGGACAATCACTGATGGTTGCACTGAGGGTAAAATGGAGAAAGttaaaaggaagaagaaaatgaacaaGAAGGAAAAGGGGGAGGATGACCAAGGATCAGTAGGTGTGGTTACAGATCTTACATGTGCTGAAGGCATTGCAGACTTTAGTGTAAATGAAACACAGGCTAGTGGAGTGGCAAATGCTAATATTAGCCGGAAACAGGTCAAAGATGGTTCTAAAGATCCAAAACGGAAAAATAGCAAGAAGAAAGTGAGATTTTCCAATGAGTTGAAGGTATTTCCCAAGTCTAATGTTCCTGAGAGTGGGAAAGGTCAAAATGAAGTAATGGAGTTGATTCGAGGTAAGCGGTTCTCTAAAATAGAAGATGAGATAATTAAACAAGCCGTTTTCAAGTACATAGAGACATATAATTTAGGCGAGGAAGGCTTGGATATggttttaaattgtaaatatcacCCTAAAGTAAAAAACTGCTGGAAGGTAATAGGAGCTGACATACCAAATAGGCCTCTCAAGGCAGTCTACCATCGTGCTCAAACATTATTTCGACGATCTGAAAACCGAAAGTGGACTGAAGAAGAAAAAGCTTTGATACTGGAGCACGTGAAATTAAATGGGAATAAGTGGAAATCACTTGCTGACAAACTTGGCAGGTATTGGAATCATGTGAGGGATACATGGCGCAGGATATACTTACCTAACTTGAAGAAAGGGCCCTGGTCTCAGGATGAGTACCAGAACTTATTTGATTTAGTAAACACTGATCTGCAATTGAGGATGCTTGAAGAGAAGAAATCCAGGCATGGCATGCTACGGGGTAACATCTGTTGGACCGCAATTAGTAATAAGTTATCCACACGTACTAATCCACAGTGTTGTCAGAAGTGGTACTATAACTTGACATCACCTATGGTAGCTGAAGGTACATGGTCTGATTCTGATGATTATCGCCTAATTGGTGCACTTTATACCTTGGATGCAACCTGCATAGAAAATGTGGAGTGGGATAATCTGCTGGAACATAGGGCCGGAGAATTATGTCTGAAGCGTTGGAAGCAAATGGTTATTCACATAGGGAACCATTGGAGCAAACCCTTTTCCGAACAAGTTGAAGTCCTAGCCAAAAGATACTGTCCCTCCTTAATTGAAATAAGGGAGGCCTGGGATAACAAGCCTGTTGTACCATGA